A region from the Dysidea avara chromosome 15, odDysAvar1.4, whole genome shotgun sequence genome encodes:
- the LOC136245480 gene encoding FRAS1-related extracellular matrix protein 2-like isoform X2, whose translation MYPELQAESVQYTVTVTSRDRSAFAGTDYGVSSGVQTYTVTFPTGSTDQSFTVNTLSDSVWEFNEVFDLNIQRSITAGLTVGSVNRAEVTITDTTVLQVQYSTDMYSGSEEARFIPVTVSLVSGSLDWPIRVEVVPSLLTPPSASNNDFTSSSVTAVFSTGSISSTISIPVSRDNIVEGPETFNLGLRFSDTTITAGARSTATGQIDDSTMVTVRFTETSYSGSELSGVVDVDIELVGGTSTIPFDVTVTPSQQSPPSATGGNDFSTAVLTASFASGATSATVSVPVFPDGIVEEDEQFDLTLSLPPSTPTGINLGRRRRATGIIIDSTITVNFQQVTYRVSENRGPLMVGLVLDSPLTSSTTVTLTRQDGTATDIKERLFYICCRSGHYQENTRTRITSKRRHNQKDGRKINDTCLSRIYVNHFNDGHVEIEYIPAHTGHELNRDEINYIPLPENAKEEIATKLSLGVNPSRILSDARGTVGDRRNRDLFDENLARQHVMTKTDIKNIETKVKDFSIKRHQNDATSVNLIVEELRNEPYNPVLIYKPQGRAEPQFPTLQDETFVLAIQTKFQKDLYEAHASTILCIDSTHGMNQYRFKLITCVVPDDHGKGM comes from the exons ATGTACCCAGAGCTCCAAGCTGAAAGTGTG CAGTACACTGTGACTGTCACTAGTAGGGATCGTAGTGCTTTTG CTGGAACTGATTATGGAGTCAGCAGTGGAGTACAGACCTACACTGTGACATTCCCTACTGGATCAACTGATCAGAGCTTCACTGTTAACACATTGTCTGACTCTGTGTGGGAGTTTAATGAAGTGTTTGACTTGAATATTCAACGATCAATTACTGCTGGTCTGACGGTTGGCAGTGTTAACAGAGCAGAAGTAACCATCACAGACACTACAG TCCTGCAAGTTCAGTATAGCACAGATATGTACAGTGGCAGTGAAGAAGCAAGATTCATACCAGTTACTGTGTCTTTGGTATCTGGTAGTCTTGACTGGCCAATCAGGGTAGAAGTGGTACCATCTCTCCTTACACCACCTTCAGCCAGTA ATAATGACTTTACCTCATCATCAGTCACTGCTGTGTTCTCCACTGGCTCCATTAGTAGTACAATATCAATACCAGTATCACGTGATAACATCGTGGAGGGTCCAGAAACATTTAATCTTGGATTAAGGTTCTCAGATACAACAATTACAGCAGGTGCACGTTCTACTGCTACAGGACAAATTGATGATTCAACAA TGGTAACTGTCAGGTTCACCGAGACATCATATAGTGGCAGTGAGTTGTCTGGTGTTGTTGATGTTGATATTGAGTTGGTTGGGGGAACATCTACtattccatttgatgtcactGTTACTCCATCACAACAGTCTCCACCATCTGCTACAG GTGGTAATGACTTCAGTACTGCTGTACTAACCGCTTCATTTGCTAGTGGAGCAACTTCAGCTACTGTCAGTGTACCTGTATTTCCAGATGGGATTGTGGAGGAAGATGAACAATTTGATTTAACACTAAGTTTACCACCATCAACTCCCACTGGAATTAATTTAGGTAGAAGACGAAGGGCTACTGGGATTATTATAGATTCAACAA TCACTGTAAACTTTCAGCAAGTTACATATAGAGTTTCAGAGAACAGGGGACCACTGATGGTGGGATTAGTACTTGATTCACCACTTACAAGCTCAACTACAGTAACTCTGACAAGACAAGATGGAACAGCTACTG ACATTAAAGAACGGCTATTTTATATATGTTGTCGTAGTGGACACTATCAGGAGAACACCAGGACAAGAATTACAAGTAAGAGGAGGCATAACCAGAAGGACGGTAGGAAGATTAATGATACATGCCTGTCACGAATATATGTGAACCACTTCAATGATGGCCATGTCGAAATAGAGTACATACCTGCTCACACTGGTCATGAACTAAATCGTGATGAGATCAACTACATTCCACTGCCAGAAAATGCTAAAGAGGAAATTGCTACCAAGCTAAGCCTTGGTGTAAACCCTTCTCGGATCTTAAGTG ATGCCCGTGGAACAGTGGGAGACCGGAGAAACCGTGATCTCTTTGATGAAAATTTAGCACGACAACATGTAATGACAAAAACAGACATAAAGAATATTGAAACAAAGGTGAAGGATTTCAGCATTAAACGACATCAGAATGATGCCACTTCAGTCAATTTAATTGTAGAAGAACTCAGGAATGAGCCATACAATCCTGTACTGATATACAAGCCACAGGGTAGAGCAGAGCCTCAATTCCCCACACTTCAAGATGAAACATTTGTGTTGGCCATACAAACTAAGTTTCAAAAGGATTTGTATGAGGCACATGCATCCACAATTTTGTGCATTGATTCAACCCATGGGATGAATCAATACCGATTCAAATTAATCACTTGTGTTGTACCTGATGACCACGGTAAAGGTATGTAA